CTCAACAACGCGTGGTTTGCCGCGTGACCGCCGCGCACGCTGTGGTCGAAATTGGAAAACGCCGTGAACTCGTTCCGATACTTGGCCAACGGCTTCAAGGTCGGCGACAGCTTGTAGTCCGGCCCGGTCGTGGTGGGATGAAATTTATCGACCACCATGCCGAAGGGCACCGTGACCACCGCTAGCCGGGGCGATTGGCTTGCCTGTTCCACCGCCCGCGCCGAACGCGGTAGGAGGGATTCCATCATCGGCAACGCAATACAGGCACCGGCGCCTTTGAGAAATGTTCTGCGTGGGAGTGAACTGCTCTTCATTGGTCAGCCCGCAGCTTGGACTGATTCCGGCCAAAACGCAATCCCATCGGCGAGGCCGCCACAGCCATTTTATTTCCGAAACCGCCGCTCCACGTGGCTCCCCAGCAACGTACCCAACGCGTCGGCGGGTTCCCTGCTGAAATGCACATTTTTGCCGGCCCACCAATCGGTGTAGAGGCCGCCGGCGTTGGCCTTCACGAACTGCCACTGATCGCAAATCGTAATCTCTGGATGGCGCGCGATCACTTCGGCGGCCCACGGGTTGAGGTATTTTTGCATGACCCCGGCGGTGCGGGCGGGCGCCTTCCCGTTGGCGTCGAGCGCGCCAGCGGGCTCGAAGCCGTTGGGCACCGGACAGGTGGTCACCCAAATCAGCTTCGCCTTGGTTTTTTTCAGCTCAGCAATCACCGTTTCCAGGTTGGCCTGATAGTTGGCCTGATCATTTCCACTATCCCAATGACCGTGATTAAAACTGATCACATCCCAGTGCCGGCCGGGTTGGTCGTAGGCTCCAAGCCAGTCGATAATGTTCTTGGCGCCTTTGGCGGATGGCCCGCAATTGGTGGGCGGATGATGCAGGTTAAATTTCCCGGCCAACGCCGCGCGCAAACCCCGGTCATAATTTCCGGAGATCGAATCGCCGATGAACAGGTAGCGCGGCAGCTTCGGATCATCCAACGCCGCCTGATCGCCGATGGGCTGCAGA
Above is a window of Limisphaerales bacterium DNA encoding:
- a CDS encoding SGNH/GDSL hydrolase family protein, giving the protein MSPLVCAQPVTELSGLIIPRDQQGMYVRNEAGQFEVTWTAETQVALVANTRLLSGLTKGRLEYKIHSSKEVISFAVPEGPIMGIKRSRGGRLLEQSLQEAKKERWLSEDGLELYFNQKPSREQLATPEDLRFIGRWDFQAKPRTLSINGTQYEISLKKGGQTSALLYNLLTVKDCNPFINKATVIGRKQGEVLVADQIHLQPIGDQAALDDPKLPRYLFIGDSISGNYDRGLRAALAGKFNLHHPPTNCGPSAKGAKNIIDWLGAYDQPGRHWDVISFNHGHWDSGNDQANYQANLETVIAELKKTKAKLIWVTTCPVPNGFEPAGALDANGKAPARTAGVMQKYLNPWAAEVIARHPEITICDQWQFVKANAGGLYTDWWAGKNVHFSREPADALGTLLGSHVERRFRK